One Brassica oleracea var. oleracea cultivar TO1000 chromosome C7, BOL, whole genome shotgun sequence genomic window carries:
- the LOC106305013 gene encoding CLAVATA3/ESR (CLE)-related protein 41-like — protein sequence MATSNDQTNTISSHSYTLLLLIIFLSLILFINLAIPMTHHRSTSMVAPFKRVLLEPSVLASSTMDLHPKGRTRCSHTSRRREFANDAHEVPSGPNPISN from the coding sequence ATGGCAACATCAAATGACCAAACCAATACTATATCATCACATTCTTATACTCTTCTTCTTTTAATCATATTCTTATCTTTGATTCTCTTCATCAACCTTGCAATCCCCATGACTCATCATCGGTCCACATCTATGGTTGCTCCCTTCAAGAGGGTTCTTCTCGAACCTTCTGTTCTAGCTTCATCAACAATGGATCTGCATCCAAAGGGTCGCACACGTTGCAGCCATACTTCTAGAAGGAGAGAGTTTGCAAATGATGCTCATGAAGTTCCTAGTGGTCCAAACCCTATTTCCAACTAG